The genomic segment GTGGTGCCGGGGTGCGTCCCGCCGGGCGGGGGCCTCAGGTACACTCGGGGCCGTGCCTGCCTTTCGCCTCCTGCTGCTCCTGCTGGGTTTGCTTGTCGGATGGGGTGCCGGGCAACTCCTCGCCGCGAGCACCGGGGACGACGGGACCGCCTGGGTCAACACCCTCAGCCTGATGCTCGCCGGGGCGCTGGCGGCCCTGCTGCTGGGTCCCCACGCCGAGCGCACCGCCACGCGGCTGTGGGACCGCCTCAGCCGCTGGTACGGGGGCCTCTCGCCCCGGCGGGTGGCGGCGGCGACTTTCGGGCTGATGGTGGCGCTGCTGCTCAGCGTGCTGCTGGGGCCGCTGGTGCGCTCGCTGCCCTTTTACGCCTGGCCCCTGAGTCTGCTGGTGACGGCTGTGCTGGCCGCCTTTTTCGTGCCTTTCGCGGTGCGGCACGAAGGCGCCTTCGGCTTTCTGGACGTCGGGCCGGTGCGGCGGCGCTCCGGCGGCAAGATTCTGGATTCCAATGTGATTATCGACGGCCGGGTGCTGGACCTCGCCCGCAGCGGCTTTCTGGAGGGCGAGGTGATGGTGCCCGGCTTCGTGCTGCGCGAGCTGCAACTGCTGGCCGACAGCCAGGACGCCCAGAAACGCACGCGCGGCAAGCGGGCGCTGACCCTGCTCGAGGACCTGCGGGCGGCGCGTCCCCTGCGCGTCGAGGACTGGGACGACCCCGCCCTGCCCACCGTGGATGACAAGCTGGTGCGCCTCGCCCGCGAGACCGGCGCCAAGCTGCTGAGCAACGACGCCAATCTCGCCCGCGTCGCGCGGCTGCACGGGGTGGAGGTGCTGAGCCTGCATACGCTCGCGCTGGCCCTGCGGCCCCAGGTGCAGGCCGGGGACGTCCTCACCGTGACGGTCACCAAGGGCGGCCAGCAGCCCGGCCAGGGGGTCGGCTACCTGGAAGACGGCACGATGGTCGTCGTGGAGGGCGGCATCAAGCTGCGCGGCAAGCCCGCCCGCGTGCAGGTCGTCAACAACGTGCAGACCGGGGCCGGGCGCATGATCTTTGCCCGCCCGGAGGACGCCGGGGCCGCCTGACCCGTCCGCGTTGCCCCGCTCCTGCCGGGGGCGGATACTGGAGTCATGGACCCCGCGCCCGGCCCCGATCCGTCGCCTCCCGCCGTGCGCTCCTCCCGGCGGCGGGACAAGCAGCGACGTGGTCAGCGGCGGCGCAAGGATGCCCAGGGGGGACTCTTCGCCCTGC from the Deinococcus sp. NW-56 genome contains:
- a CDS encoding PIN/TRAM domain-containing protein — translated: MPAFRLLLLLLGLLVGWGAGQLLAASTGDDGTAWVNTLSLMLAGALAALLLGPHAERTATRLWDRLSRWYGGLSPRRVAAATFGLMVALLLSVLLGPLVRSLPFYAWPLSLLVTAVLAAFFVPFAVRHEGAFGFLDVGPVRRRSGGKILDSNVIIDGRVLDLARSGFLEGEVMVPGFVLRELQLLADSQDAQKRTRGKRALTLLEDLRAARPLRVEDWDDPALPTVDDKLVRLARETGAKLLSNDANLARVARLHGVEVLSLHTLALALRPQVQAGDVLTVTVTKGGQQPGQGVGYLEDGTMVVVEGGIKLRGKPARVQVVNNVQTGAGRMIFARPEDAGAA